The window TCGAACGTGACAAGCGTTCTTCCTTGTATTCGTGCAGTCATGCTTTGGAGCTTAGAACATTGGTATCTGTTTGAATGATGCCATAGGGATAATCCAGCGGATATCCTCCTTTTTCGTCAACATATTATTAGATTGCAGaaatataataaactatatatatatatgatgatgataattGTTAGGTGAAGTCAACTTTGCATGTGTCTCTTAATTTTGTTTGCAGATAACGTGAACTTACACGTGATAATGCAGCAACCATTAAAGAAAATATAATTGTGACAGCCTTTTGGATATCGAGTTTGACCAAACTGAGCACTGTGTTGACCGGATTAGGCCGACACGTAATCCGATCTGATCCACACAAGCCCGAGAATAATTTGCCCAGTTCTACGACCTCGAGAACAGCATGGTGGTATCCTTATTTTTGGGTCATTTACCGGTCCATCTCTTGAATCCTTCTTCTGCTCGCCATCGTTGTCAGCCATCACCTTATCCATTTCGTTTCTGCACGCAGCTGCTGTGTTCTATCCAATGATAAGCTCTTCTATGGGATGGGACCCACCGATGCAAAGGCCATCTGCATGTCTCCGcgaatccccccccccccccaccttggCGTGCTACATGACAATTCAATCAATGCATGCACGTTGGACATCGCTGGTGGGTTGGCGTTGGATAATCTCAACACCTCATCCCTCACCCACCCCGATGCTCGAAGCTCTAATAGAACAAGCAAGAAATAGAAGAGAAAAGACTGCGTGGAGGCGCGTATAAATATATGCTCGCAACTCCTTGGAACTACCAAACTTGCCCGCCTCCCTCGATCTCTTCCGACCTCCTGAGGCCTGACCATGGCTTCCATCGCCTTCGGCCGCTGCGATGACTCCTTCAGCGCCACCTCGCTCAAGGCCTACCTCGCCGAGTTCATCTCCACGCTCCTCTTCGTGTTCGCCGGCGTCGGCTCTGCCATAGCTTACGGTGAGTCTTTCTTTCATATATCCCCTGTGtgcgtacatatgtatatacatatatatagtctCATGGCGGTGAATGGTTGTGGTGCCATTGCAGGCAAGTTGACGTCGGGCGCGGCCCTCGACGCGGCGGGGCTCGTGGCGGTGGCCCTCTGTCACGGGCTCGCCCTCTTCGTCGCCGTCGCGATCGCCGCCAATATCTCCGGCGGCCACGTGAACCCGGCGGTCACCTTCGGATTGGCTCTCGGGGGGCAGATCACCATCCTCACCGGACTCCTCTACTGGGTCGCGCAGTTGCTCGGCGCAGTCGTCGGCGCGTTCCTCCTCAAGTTCGCTACCGGACTCGTAAGACCGACCGACTACTGTACTGCATGTCTCTCCTGCGTGAGGTGATGGGCCTCGGTTGAGGCCAATATGAGCCCATTATGAACTAAATCCTTCGCTATTGGGCCTCGCAGGACACGCCAACCCACAGTTTGGGAGTGGGAGCCGTGGAGGGAGTGGTGATGGAGATCATCATCACCTTCGCACTCGTGTACACGGTGTACGCCACCGCCGTCGACCCAAAGAGGGGCTCCCTCGGCACGGTCGCCCCCATCGCCATCGGCCTTATCGTCGGAGCCAACATCCTCGCCGCCGGCCCCTTCTCCGGCGGCTCCATGAACCCCGCGCGCTCCTTCGGGCCGGCAGTGGCGAGCGGCGACTTCGCCGACCTGTGGGTTTACTGGGTCGGTCCACTTATTGGTGGTGGGCTGGCTGGGCTTGTCTACACCTATGCCTACATGTGCACTGACCACACTCCGCTCCCCCAGTAAAATTGTTTCTTCACAGAACTTTTAGCATAAAGAACTGTCAGTGTGATGTCACAAAAGTGTGGGGAGCAGtccatctttgttggtttgtgaTTTGGGGCAAAGGTGTGGGAGTTGGTGTTGCTTCCATTGTTGTCACTGTTGTGTGGGATTATGAAgccttttttgtattttattgttCATGTCAATAGATTCACTCTTCCTCTTTGGATCAAATATAAGCTCAAGCATGCAAATCATTTTCTCACAACTACAAATCATGAAAGATGGTATGAATATGTTCAACAAATGCCAAGGAGAGATAAGGGAAGACCCAACGAAtatttaatgaaaataataaaatgacAAGATCACTAAAGAAATATAGATTTGTAAGAGACTGTCCCAAGATTAGGATTAAGGTCTCTCTGCTATTGTAGCAATGGCCTTATGACCATTGCCGCTGGAACATGGGAACCTAAAACGTGCAATTATGCACTCATAGCTTATATCCACAAAGCTCAACATCGACACATAATGCCAAAAGAAAGACACTAATAGTAGAGCACAGCAACAACAGATCAAACATGATATGGAATTTTTCTCCTCGTGTATTGACCCCGACAGATATTGCTCGATACAAGAAAATATACCTTTAACATGTCGTATACACCAAATGATGTTTAAGGAAAAGGATCACTGGGTGACATCAGTATACCAACAACAACAATCAAAAAAGTAAATTACTATCAAAATACAACTGATTTTTGTTATTCAAAAATAGGCTCCCAGTGACGAGGGAAGCAAAGTCTAAAGTAATTCTGTAAGTGGCAACTGAAGAAGCAATCATGGACTAACAGGTCGAAACAAGGGGGCCATGAATGGTAATTTCTGTTGCCTTCATGGATTCGACTCCTTGCCCCACATTTTCATCTTCGGGATCCAACAAAGAAACATGAAAAGAAGCCTGCAAGGCAATGTAGCAGGGAAAGATCAGCATGGTAACAGGAGTGTGTATAGACACTAAGATTCATGCTTCCACATACTTTACTACTTGCCAAATAACACTCATCCATCGTCACACAAGGCCGTAGAAACCTGAGTATAACAcaacataattttatatcaatcaTCAAGATAATAATAAGATCCTGCAGATTTCTGTTCCCGATCTTTGGTAGAATCCAACTTGTTTATCCTGGGCCTGTAATTAGTTGGATCTCGTCTGAAAGTGATATCAAGATGCTGCAAAGAAGACAAACACAACATTCATTCTTCTTCAGCAAAAGAGGATTAATTAAGAGAGAGAAACAAAGAAATACAAAAAACATTGAAGATGCTGTGTTCAACAAGTTCCTTATTCGAAAACAATTATAGTAAGACCAAAATAATCTATTTTGTCCAACTCCGATATTTATGTTtggaaaaaaaataatcatattcgGGACTCCAGTGTCAGAATCAGCATTGCAACTATTACCTAACGTATATCAAATGACAAAAGAATCTGATATACGTTCCTACATTCCCACTTGGATACATCCTCCTTCAGGGATCAGACTATCACTAACAGCAGCAACAAAGGAAGAGTTAGTTCATCATGTTTCACAATTTTAGTTCAGAGTGGCCCCTAACTAACATCCCACTCCCACGAAAGCTGTACTTTCATCTTATTCACttttaaaatctctcaattcccAGATTCAACAAGATTAGTGTTTTCCAACAAAATACCACAAGTCTAAGAGTTTCAAAAACCATTACCTTATAAAAATATGTCTCAAGGAAAAAAAGTCAGGGAAAATTATTAGAAATATGACCAGTAAACTGCATCTGAACCTAGCCCATTAAGATATATAGAAAAATATACACTTATTCGTTCTCTTTTCTTAAGAAGATGAAAGTAACAGATAAAAGTATTGCCACTTACAGATAAGAACAGGTTCATGCCAGATAAGatgacatataaaaaaaaaaaatacacttattcattctcttttcttaagaAAACGAAAGTAACAGATAACAGTTTTGCCACTTACAGATAAGAACAGGTTCATGCCGGATACCAAAGACTGAGGTGCATTAGCAATGCAATCCACAGAGGGCTTCCCCTCGTACACAATCACTTTATCAGCCAGGTAGGTCGCCATGATGAAATCATGTTCAACAACAAAGGCAGTTTTCTTCGCATGAAGGATAAATCTTTTTATCACCTTTGAGGCAACAATACGCTGCTCTGAATCTAGATAAGCACTTGGTTCATCTATCAGATAAATGTCTGCCGGCTGACCAAATAACATGAATCAGTATGACAAAACAGGATCAGAGATGGAAAATTCACCATCAAGAGCATTCCCAAAAGAGAAAAAAGCATTTGCATGTTAAGACACAAGACTTTTCACTAATCAGCAGATCACAACTAGGCAAAGATCGTTGGGAACTTAACAAAAAATCTACAGAAAATCTGGATGCaaccattaccaataatagaagcATCTATTTGCTTAGACATCAAGCAGCTGTCGCAGCACACAGTCCTAATCAACAAAAAGGACTATTCACATTATGGTCAGATGAAACGAAAAAAATCATCACTAAGTGAAATTCTTATGTAGGATCACTGAGATTCAACTTTTAATTATTCATAAGCTAATTGAGATCAATCAACAAAAAGGACTTTTCACATTATGGTCAGATGAAACGAAAAAAATCGTCACTAAGTGAAATTCTTATGCAGGATCACTGAGATTCAACTTTTAATTATTCATAAGCTTAGAACTCTTGCTACTCAATTGCAAGAACAAAACCACCTAGGTTACTTACATTTTACACAATATAATTTGTAGAGCAAATAAGCTATGGAAATACCAACCTTCCCAAGACACAAACACAATGCTACCCGTTGCAGTTCTCCACCAGAAAGATTCACAACTTCTTGGTCCATTAATTGCTCAATTTGCAATGGTTTCATAACATCAGTCACAAATTGTGGATGCATatatgaatctcgaatttttaGATGCAGCAAGTGTCTCACTGTATATTGAaactttggactaattttctgagGCTTATATGAAACATTAAATTCAGGCATCTCAACATCAGAATCTTCCACCGTATCAGGCTTCAGCAATCCTGCCTGAAATTTGTCAAAGGCATAAATCAGATAATCAAAATGAAATTCAGGTTGACAGCCATCTTAGGATAGATTTTTCAATAAAATAAATGTGTACATCCTAGTCAGTACCCCTCACTGGATTGGGAATGGATGTATTTAAACACAATAATTGATATCTAGTCTCAACGGAAATGGATGGTCAAGATAACCAGGCATGCAAGAAAGAAAACAGAAATAAAAGGTTGTTACCAGCATTCTAATAAATGTTGTCTTCCCGGTCCCATTCTCACCCAGCATTACAATGATTTGAGAatcagtaaattcaccctctatcACTTTAAGCTTGAAATTCCCTTGGGTTTTACTCATAGTCGGATATCTATAGCGTTGATAAGTCTGAATCTCCTCAGCACTTTCTTGAGGAGTCTCAGCAACCTGTAAAATCCAACAATATAAGAtaacaatagaaaaatatttcagCAGATGTCTACAAGAACATGAGGTCCTACCTTAAACATAAGTGACTCATCTCGAAACCGCAAATTTTCTGTAGGAACAAAACCAGCCAAAAAAATGTTTATTCCTTCACGTACAGAGAAAGGCAATGTAACAACTCCATAAGCTCCTGGCTTCCCATATAAGCAACAAATGAAATCGGACAAATAGTCCAGTACACTGAGGTCATGCTCCACAACAATCACATAGCTGAGCAAGGAGAAATGAGAGTGTACAAGATGTTAAACACCCCACAGAAATAAAAACAGCTTACTGAATCGGGAGATCAAAATACCTGTTAGGTCTGAGCAGGGAACGGACAACTTGTGCTGCTTTGAGCCGCTGTTTCACATCAAGATAACTTGACGGTTCATCGAACATATAAATCTCTGCATTTTGTATAGCAACCACAGCAATAGCAAATCTTTGCAACTCTCCACCAGATAAATCCCCCACATTTCGATCAATAACTTGATTTAATTCTAAGTCAGCACATAGTTGTGCCTTCTTCTCCCTCTCATCCTTTTGATCAAGAACCTGTCCCACATTCCCTTGAACAGCTTTTGGAATGTGATCAACATACTGTGGCTTGATGATTGCCTGAATTATACTAGAAAGTTAGCAAAAATATGAAAAGGAAGGTGAGGAATCCTATGACATTAACCATAATGACAAAGTGATACAACACAAATATCACTACAGCTACCATTGCCGAAATAATGTCATACCAATAGGTACGACTTATGAGACAAAATTTTGTGTAAGCAAAACCAATATGCAGACTTGTTCCTTCCCTGTTTATTTTGAAACTtgcaaaattaatttaatatatcCGGATGAGGCTATGAACGATTACAACCAATCTGCACCTCAAATATTCAGATGCCCGTAAGCCCCATGATTTAAGAAAAATGAATAGAACAAGGATTACATACAGCATCTCATTTAACTTTGAACCCCCACTCATTGTGTATGACTGATACCAGTATTCATTTAGATTCACATCATGGATGCTTATATGCCAAGCACACCACCAAGTAGCCCcctatatttatctttttttctatATACCAGTCTAAAAAAACACCACATCTAAATATATTTTCACAACtttaatcatgatttaaaaacaaATAATAAGAACAATATGTTCCTCCATATGTCATGATAATTGTCCATCAATTACAAATTAGTATTTATATATACTATTGGATCAAGGATATTTCTACATGGCTCAAGCACATATAAATAGCTACATACAAGGAAATAAACTGAAAACAGTACAAAGACAttaaaagttttaatacaagatAAAGGCTGCATCATGCAGATCAAACTACAACTGATAAATAAGTTCAACAGTTGCAAACAGCAAACATTTGATAGAAAATCATCAGAGATATAAGAAACATAACCCAATTTAGTTTCTTTGCAAACCAAAATGTAACAAGATTATCTTCCATATGATCATTATTCTAGCCATGGTCCAAGAGTAAAAGTTCTCAAAACAGATATAATGGTCAGATCATGTCTCAACAagaaatggaaaagaaaaaaatggaaGCAACCATCTGAAAGAGTTATGACTGGAATCATGATTGAAGTTCTGCTACCACAGCAAGCtacaattaaagaaacaaaagcaGAATATTTGCATTAAAAAGAAAGTGTACAACATATATTAATTCAAAAACACACTTCTAACCACCTTTAGATTGTCCTCCAGTATACGAGTAAAATAATTCTGAAGCTCAGAGCCACGGAAATATGTCAAGATCTCCTGCCAATCAGGAGGATTCTGCAAagagaaaaagtttttcagaaacAACAGGCAACATAGTTCAGAAACAACTAGAGAAAAGATTCTTCATCAGGTATTACATTGAATCGACCCAAGTTGGGCTTTAACTTCCCAGCCAACACTTTAAGCGCAGTGGACTTTCCAATACCATTTGTACCAACCAGGCCCAGAACTTGTCCGGGTCTTGGAACTGGCAATCTGTATAAACAACATAATTTTAAAAACACTACATTTGGAGGGGGGGAAATCAAATAAGAATAGCATCTTTTCTGTTTTTTTCTTGCCAACCTGTGCAATTTAAATGTATTTGGTCCATAACGGTGAGTTGTATCTTTGTCCAAGTCCTTCGGTAGATTGATGATCTGAATGGCCTCAAATGGACATTTCTACAACCAAACAACAAATCCAGATAAAGATTAAGATGCTCAAAcacctaaaataaataataaaaaccaAAGAAAAGATATACCTTGACACATATACCACATCCAA of the Musa acuminata AAA Group cultivar baxijiao chromosome BXJ2-10, Cavendish_Baxijiao_AAA, whole genome shotgun sequence genome contains:
- the LOC103968936 gene encoding probable aquaporin TIP2-2 codes for the protein MASIAFGRCDDSFSATSLKAYLAEFISTLLFVFAGVGSAIAYGKLTSGAALDAAGLVAVALCHGLALFVAVAIAANISGGHVNPAVTFGLALGGQITILTGLLYWVAQLLGAVVGAFLLKFATGLDTPTHSLGVGAVEGVVMEIIITFALVYTVYATAVDPKRGSLGTVAPIAIGLIVGANILAAGPFSGGSMNPARSFGPAVASGDFADLWVYWVGPLIGGGLAGLVYTYAYMCTDHTPLPQ
- the LOC103968938 gene encoding ABC transporter E family member 2 yields the protein MADRLTRIAIVSSDRCKPKKCRQECKKSCPVVKTGKLCIEVTPASKLAFISEELCIGCGICVKKCPFEAIQIINLPKDLDKDTTHRYGPNTFKLHRLPVPRPGQVLGLVGTNGIGKSTALKVLAGKLKPNLGRFNNPPDWQEILTYFRGSELQNYFTRILEDNLKAIIKPQYVDHIPKAVQGNVGQVLDQKDEREKKAQLCADLELNQVIDRNVGDLSGGELQRFAIAVVAIQNAEIYMFDEPSSYLDVKQRLKAAQVVRSLLRPNSYVIVVEHDLSVLDYLSDFICCLYGKPGAYGVVTLPFSVREGINIFLAGFVPTENLRFRDESLMFKVAETPQESAEEIQTYQRYRYPTMSKTQGNFKLKVIEGEFTDSQIIVMLGENGTGKTTFIRMLAGLLKPDTVEDSDVEMPEFNVSYKPQKISPKFQYTVRHLLHLKIRDSYMHPQFVTDVMKPLQIEQLMDQEVVNLSGGELQRVALCLCLGKPADIYLIDEPSAYLDSEQRIVASKVIKRFILHAKKTAFVVEHDFIMATYLADKVIVYEGKPSVDCIANAPQSLVSGMNLFLSHLDITFRRDPTNYRPRINKLDSTKDREQKSAGSYYYLDD